A single region of the Brassica rapa cultivar Chiifu-401-42 chromosome A03, CAAS_Brap_v3.01, whole genome shotgun sequence genome encodes:
- the LOC103858497 gene encoding arginase 1, mitochondrial yields the protein MLKIGQRGIRHLQRSSTASFTTVSASSIEKGQNRVVDASLTLIRERAKLKGELVRLLGGAKASTSLLGVPLGHNSSFLQGPAFAPPRIREAIWCGSTNSSTEEGKELKDPRVLTDVGDVPVQEIRDCGVDDDRLMNVISESVKLVMEEEPLRPLVLGGDHSISYPVIRAVSEKLGGPVDVLHLDAHPDIYDCFEGNKYSHASSFARIMEGGYARRLLQVGIRSINKEGREQGKRFGVEQYEMRTFSRDREVLENLKLGEGVKGVYISIDVDCLDPAFAPGVSHIEPGGLSFRDVLNILHSLQGDVVGADVVEFNPQRDTVDGMTAMVAAKLVRELAAKISK from the exons ATGTTGAAGATTGGGCAGAGAGGGATTCGCCACTTACAGCGATCCAGCACGGCGTCGTTCACGACCGTGTCTGCTTCTTCGATCGAGAAAGGACAGAATCGTGTCGTCGATGCTTCGTTAACTCTCATTCGCGAAAGGGCAAAACTCAAA GGAGAGTTGGTGCGTCTCTTAGGAGGAGCTAAAGCTTCAACATCTCTTCTCGGTGTCCCACTCGGTCACAACTCTTCTTTCCTTCAAGGTCCTGCCTTTGCTCCTCCACGAATTAGAGAAGCTATTTGGTGTGGTAGCACCAACTCCTCCACTGAAGAAG GGAAGGAGCTAAAGGATCCACGTGTTTTAACTGATGTCGGGGATGTTCCCGTACAAGAGATCAGAGATTGTGGAGTTGATGATGATAGATTGATGAATGTAATAAGCGAATCTGTAAAGCTTGTAATGGAAGAG GAACCATTGCGTCCGTTGGTCTTAGGTGGAGACCATTCCATATCTTATCCAGTTATTAGAGCGGTTtctgagaagcttggaggaccTGTGGACGTTCTTCACCTTGATGCACATCCTGATATATACGATTGTTTCGAAGGCAACAAGTACTCTCATGCGTCTTCCTTTGCTCGTATCATGGAAGGTGGCTATGCTCGGCGCCTTTTACAG GTTGGGATCAGATCGATAAACAAGGAAGGACGAGAACAGGGCAAGAGATTTGGAGTAGAACAGTATGAGATGCGAACTTTCTCGAGAGATCGTGAAGTTTTGGAAAATCTG AAACTAGGGGAAGGAGTGAAGGGTGTGTACATCTCCATCGATGTTGACTGTCTTGATCCGGCGTTTGCACCTGGAGTGTCACACATCGAACCAGGAGGTCTCTCCTTCCGAGATGTTCTTAACATCTTACATAGTCTTCAAGGAGATGTGGTCGGGGCTGATGTTGTCGAGTTCAACCCCCAGCGTGATACTGTTGACGGCATGACGGCCATGGTCGCCGCTAAGCTTGTTAGGGAACTAGCGGCAAAAATCTCAAAGTGA
- the LOC103858495 gene encoding LOW QUALITY PROTEIN: probable F-box protein At4g22165 (The sequence of the model RefSeq protein was modified relative to this genomic sequence to represent the inferred CDS: substituted 1 base at 1 genomic stop codon), with product MEIEEKHNPNSHERLRPRDTPESWSELPLDLVLSVFKRLSFANFQRAKSVCTSWHSSSRQCVPKNQTHWLVLFPEENNDNNSCTLFNLXEEDKLYRTQDLGLEFAKSFCMETYRSWLLMCNRMHNLYIVNLFTHERIDLPPVEAQRGVTKMERTLYDDVFRITSHNGKEYKGIRLRSPVLWINEKTREYVVSWELRGLCVVYSRKGDASWNQIPETSSCCDMVYMDSKLYFLSLFGQFRIFDFSGESPQQTFQCGVIVERFRLGIQLRQRSNSLSIVATKLVVTVTGEVLKVEKLWRPRSETWSFRVFKVYSSGFLKKHDRIYSLGDESMLLDQGITVLANDTDGFNKNSVYFSVSHGMDVHDIFLFNLETQTTELLHKFDCSSVQFSRARWFLPSFRLT from the coding sequence ATGGAGATAGAGGAGAAGCATAACCCTAATTCTCATGAACGTCTCAGACCAAGAGATACACCCGAATCCTGGTCCGAGCTTCCTCTTGATCTCGTGCTTTCTGTCTTCAAACGCCTCAGCTTTGCTAATTTCCAACGAGCAAAATCGGTATGTACGTCTTGGCACTCTTCTTCCAGACAATGCGTGCCCAAAAACCAGACCCATTGGCTGGTTCTCTTCCCCGAAGAAAACAACGACAACAATTCTTGCACGTTGTTCAATCTCTAGGAAGAAGATAAACTTTACAGAACACAAGATCTTGGTCTGGAATTCGCAAAGAGTTTTTGTATGGAGACCTACAGAAGCTGGCTCTTGATGTGCAACCGTATGCATAATCTCTACATTGTGAATCTCTTTACACATGAGAGGATCGATCTACCTCCCGTGGAGGCACAGCGTGGAGTGACAAAGATGGAGCGAACCTTATATGATGACGTGTTTCGCATTACGAGCCACAACGGAAAGGAGTACAAAGGTATTCGTCTACGATCGCCAGTGCTTTGGATTAATGAGAAAACCAGAGAATATGTTGTGTCATGGGAGCTGCGTGGATTGTGCGTAGTTTATTCGAGAAAAGGAGATGCCTCGTGGAATCAAATTCCTGAAACCTCAAGCTGCTGTGACATGGTTTACATGGACTCCAAGCTTTACTTCTTAAGCTTGTTTGGTCAGTTCAGAATCTTTGATTTTTCTGGAGAATCTCCACAACAAACCTTTCAGTGTGGGGTTATTGTGGAAAGATTTCGGTTAGGTATCCAACTTCGTCAACGAAGTAACTCCTTGAGCATTGTTGCTACCAAACTTGTAGTCACAGTAACAGGAGAAGTCCTCAAGGTTGAGAAACTGTGGAGACCGAGGTCTGAAACCTGGTCCTTCCGTGTTTTCAAGGTCTATTCATCAGGATTCCTGAAGAAACATGATCGGATTTATTCTTTGGGTGACGAGTCAATGCTTTTGGATCAAGGCATCACAGTTCTCGCCAATGACACTGATGGATTCAATAAAAACTCCGTCTACTTCAGTGTTAGTCATGGAATGGACGTACATGACATATTTCTTTTTAACCTCGAGACACAGACAACAGAGCTGTTGCACAAATTTGATTGTTCTTCAGTTCAATTCTCTAGAGCTCGATGGTTCTTACCAAGTTTTAGGCTAACGTGA
- the LOC103858494 gene encoding MDIS1-interacting receptor like kinase 2: MACKDKPRGDDLQFLLIIFTILSCSLTASATVSEANALLKWKSTFTNQTSSSKLSSWVNPNTSFCSSWYGVSCLRNSIIRLNLTNTDIEGTFQDFPFSALPNLTYVDLSMNRFSGTIPPQFGDFSKLIYFDLSINQLVGEIPPELGKLSNLETLHLVENKLNGSIPSEIGRLTKLHEIALYDNLLTGPIPSSLGNLTNLANLYLFINSLSGPIPPEIGNLSSLAELCLDRNKLTGQIPSSFAKLKNVTLLNMFENNLTGEIPPEIGDMSALDTLSLHTNNLTGSIPSTLGNLKNLAILHLYLNKLTGSIPEELGDMETMIDLEISENKLTGPVPGSFGKLTKLEWLFLRDNHLSGPIPPGIANSSVLTVLQLDTNNFTGLLPDTICRSGKLENLTLDDNLLSGPIPKSLTNCKSLIRARFKGNSFSGDISESFGEYPNLNFIDLSNNKFHGQISPKWEKSRKLVAFIATDNNITGPIPPEIWNMTQLNQLDLSSNNISGELPETISKLTRVSKLQLNGNQLSGRIPSGIRSLANLEYLDLSSNRFTFQIPATLDSLPRLYYMNLSRNDLEQNIPMGLTKLSQLQTLDLSHNNLDGEIPSQFSSLQNLEKLYLQHNNLSGPIPSSFREMKSLTHVDVSHNNLSGPIPDNAAFENARPDALEGNRDLCGSNATQGLKPCEITPSGKKKSNKDNNLLIYILVPIIGAIVILSVCAGIFVCFRKRKPQIEEEADTESGETLSIFSFDGKVKYQEIIKATGEFDPKHLIGTGGYGKVYKAKLPAITMAVKKLNETTDEEISKPTVRNEFLNEIRALTEIRHRNVVKLFGFCSNRRNTFLVYEYMERGSLRKVLGNDEEAKQLDWRRRINVVKGVAHALSYMHHDRSPPIVHRDISSGNILIDDDYEAKISDFGTAKLLKVDSSNWSAVAGTYGYVAPELAYAMKVTEKCDVFSFGVLTLEVIKGEHPGDLVSTISSTPLDRTMSLKGISDRRLPEPTPEIKHEILEIMKVALLCLHSDPNSRPTMLSISTAFA; this comes from the exons ATGGCTTGTAAAGACAAGCCTCGTGGTGATGATCTTCAATTCCTTTTGATCATTTTCACAATCTTGAGCTGTTCTCTTACTGCTTCTGCAACAGTGTCAGAAGCAAATGCTCTTCTAAAATGGAAGTCAACTTTCACAAACCAGACAAGTTCTTCAAAGCTGTCATCTTGGGTCAATCCAAACACAAGCTTTTGTAGCAGTTGGTACGGTGTTTCTTGCCTACGAAATAGCATCATACGGTTGAATCTTACAAACACCGACATCGAAGGTACTTTCCAAGATTTCCCATTCTCTGCTCTCCCGAACCTCACTTATGTTGATCTCAGTATGAACCGTTTCTCCGGAACCATCCCTCCTCAGTTCGGAGACTTCTCTAAACTCATCTACTTTGATTTGTCAATTAACCAATTAGTCGGTGAAATCCCACCTGAGCTAGGCAAATTAAGTAACTTAGAAACTCTCCATCTTGTCGAGAACAAGTTAAACGGTTCGATTCCTTCTGAGATCGGTCGGTTAACTAAACTTCACGAGATTGCCTTGTACGACAATCTGTTGACCGGACCAATACCTTCTTCCTTGGGAAACCTAACCAACTTAGCTAACCTTTACCTCTTTATCAATTCCCTCTCTGGTCCTATTCCACCTGAAATCGGAAACCTGTCTAGCCTCGCTGAGCTATGCTTAGATAGAAACAAGCTAACCGGTCAAATCCCTTCCTCTTTCGCAAAGTTGAAGAACGTAACACTTCTCAACATGTTTGAAAACAACCTCACTGGTGAAATCCCTCCTGAGATTGGTGATATGTCCGCTTTAGATACACTTAGCCTCCACACAAACAACCTTACCGGTTCGATTCCTTCTACCTTAGGAAACCTCAAAAACCTGGCCATTCTTCATCTTTACCTGAACAAGCTTACTGGTTCGATCCCTGAGGAGCTAGGAGACATGGAAACGATGATTGATTTGGAGATAAGTGAGAACAAACTCACTGGTCCTGTTCCTGGTTCATTTGGTAAGTTAACCAAATTGGAATGGCTGTTTCTTCGTGATAACCATCTCTCAGGTCCGATCCCACCGGGAATCGCTAACTCCTCGGTGCTAACCGTCCTGCAACTCGACACCAACAACTTCACCGGTTTACTGCCTGATACAATCTGCAGAAGTGGCAAGCTCGAGAATCTCACGCTAGATGATAATCTCCTCTCAGGTCCCATTCCTAAAAGCTTGACAAACTGCAAAAGCTTGATCAGAGCAAGGTTCAAAGGGAACAGCTTCTCCGGAGACATCTCTGAGTCCTTCGGAGAGTATCCGAATCTCAACTTCATTGATCTCAGCAACAACAAGTTCCACGGACAGATTTCACCCAAGTGGGAAAAAAGCCGAAAGCTAGTTGCTTTCATCGCAACAGACAACAACATCACCGGACCGATCCCACCTGAGATTTGGAACATGACGCAGCTAAACCAGCTCGACCTATCTTCCAACAACATCTCCGGCGAGCTGCCAGAAACAATCAGCAAACTCACTCGTGTCTCCAAACTCCAACTTAACGGGAACCAGCTCTCGGGAAGAATCCCTTCGGGAATCAGAAGCTTAGCCAATCTTGAGTATCTCGACCTCTCCTCAAACAGATTCACCTTCCAAATCCCGGCGACGCTCGACTCCTTACCGAGGCTTTACTACATGAACTTGAGCAGAAACGATCTGGAACAAAACATCCCCATGGGGTTAACAAAACTCTCACAGCTACAAACTCTAGACCTCAGCCACAACAACCTCGACGGAGAAATCCCATCACAGTTCAGCTCTTTACAAAACTTAGAGAAACTCTACCTCCAACACAACAACCTCTCAGGTCCAATTCCATCAAGCTTCCGCGAAATGAAGTCACTAACACACGTGGACGTATCACATAACAACCTCTCAGGTCCGATTCCAGATAACGCAGCGTTTGAAAACGCGCGTCCAGATGCGTTAGAAGGCAACAGAGACTTATGCGGCAGTAACGCAACGCAAGGCTTGAAGCCATGTGAGATCACTCCCTCAGGGAAGAAGAAATCAAACAAAGACAACAACCTGCTCATCTACATACTAGTCCCGATCATCGGAGCGATCGTAATCCTCTCCGTCTGCGCGGGAATATTCGTTTGCTTCCGCAAGAGAAAGCCCCAAATCGAAGAGGAAGCAGATACGGAATCAGGAGAAACGCTATCGATCTTCAGCTTCGACGGGAAAGTAAAATACCAAGAGATCATCAAAGCGACGGGAGAGTTCGATCCGAAGCACCTAATCGGAACCGGAGGATACGGGAAAGTGTACAAAGCGAAGCTCCCGGCGATAACAATGGCGGTGAAAAAGCTCAACGAGACAACAGACGAAGAGATCTCGAAACCTACGGTGAGAAACGAGTTCCTCAACGAGATCAGAGCGCTCACGGAGATCCGTCACAGGAACGTGGTGAAGCTGTTCGGGTTCTGCTCGAATCGGCGCAACACTTTCCTGGTGTACGAGTACATGGAGAGAGGGAGCTTGAGGAAAGTGTTGGGGAACGATGAGGAAGCGAAGCAGCTGGATTGGAGGAGAAGGATCAATGTGGTGAAAGGCGTGGCGCATGCTTTGTCTTATATGCATCATGATCGGTCTCCGCCGATTGTGCACCGTGATATTAGTAGTGGTAACATTCTTATCGACGATGATTACGAAGCGAAGATCTCCGACTTTGGTACTGCGAAGCTTCTCAAAGTGGATTCATCGAATTGGTCTGCCGTTGCCGGAACTTACGGTTACGTTGCTCCAG AACTAGCTTACGCAATGAAAGTGACGGAGAAATGCGATGTGTTTAGTTTTGGAGTTCTAACGCTTGAAGTGATCAAAGGAGAGCATCCGGGAGATCTAGTTTCAACTATTTCATCGACTCCTCTAGACAGAACTATGTCACTGAAAGGAATTTCCGACCGCCGACTACCAGAACCAACGCCAGAGATCAAACATGAGATCTTAGAGATCATGAAGGTTGCACTTTTGTGTTTACATTCTGATCCAAATTCTCGTCCTACCATGCTTTCTATCTCCACTGCATTCGCTTAG
- the LOC103858498 gene encoding protein EXORDIUM, giving the protein MSSLVFKLFLFVSLFQISISARKLAQDEPNQFQSLKYHKGALLSGKISINLIWYGKFKPAQRAIISDFITSLSHSSSKSPNQPSVATWWKTTEKYYKLAAGDKTPSPSLSLTLKSQILDETYSLGKSLTDRDIRKLASKGDQYDAVNVVLTSADVAVTGFGMSRCGTHGHARGNAGKRGSKFAYIWVGNSETQCPGQCAWPFHAPVYGPQSPPLVAPNNDVGLDGMVINLASLLAGTATNPFGNGYYQGPQNAPLEAASACPGVYGKGAYPGYAGNLLVDATTGGSFNAYGANGRKFLLPALYDPTTSDCSTMV; this is encoded by the coding sequence atgtcTTCATTAGTTTTCAAACTCTTTTTATTTGTGTCTCTCTTCCAAATCTCAATCTCTGCTAGGAAACTAGCACAAGATGAACCAAACCAGTTCCAATCATTGAAATACCACAAAGGAGCTCTTCTCTCCGGCAAAATCTCCATTAACCTAATCTGGTACGGAAAATTCAAACCAGCTCAAAGAGCAATCATCTCCGATTTCATCACTTCGCTTTCACATTCCTCTTCAAAATCTCCAAACCAACCATCTGTCGCCACGTGGTGGAAAACCACTGAGAAATACTACAAACTCGCCGCAGGAGATAAAACTCCTTCTCCTTCACTCTCACTCACTCTCAAGTCACAAATCCTCGATGAGACTTACTCTCTCGGAAAATCTCTAACAGACAGAGACATCCGCAAGTTAGCCTCAAAAGGAGATCAGTACGATGCGGTTAACGTTGTTTTGACTTCAGCTGACGTGGCGGTAACTGGATTTGGTATGAGTCGATGCGGGACACACGGACATGCTCGTGGTAATGCGGGTAAACGCGGATCCAAATTCGCTTATATTTGGGTCGGAAACTCCGAAACGCAATGCCCGGGTCAATGCGCGTGGCCATTTCACGCACCGGTGTACGGTCCTCAGAGCCCGCCGCTCGTGGCGCCGAACAACGATGTGGGACTCGACGGTATGGTGATTAACTTAGCGAGTCTTTTAGCTGGAACCGCAACGAACCCCTTTGGTAATGGTTATTACCAGGGCCCACAAAACGCACCGCTTGAAGCTGCGTCCGCGTGTCCTGGTGTTTATGGGAAAGGAGCTTATCCTGGTTACGCTGGAAATTTACTTGTCGATGCTACGACGGGAGGTAGTTTTAATGCGTATGGTGCAAACGGCAGGAAGTTCTTGCTACCTGCGTTGTATGATCCTACAACGTCGGATTGCTCTACTATGGTTTGA